In Desulfobacterales bacterium, the DNA window AAATATCAAAGAAAAAATGGTTTTCAATCAGTTTTTTGCCTTCGCTATCGCTCAGACTAAAAAAATGATTGAAAATTGCCTTACATCCCCATGCCTAAAGGCAGGGGCTTTACGGCAAAGTTTGTAAGTTAGAATAAAAAAATATACAAAAAAAATAAAGTTAAAACACTCCATTGATGAATATGTTATCTTGACAAATACTATTAAAATCGAAAATAAATAAACGGATTATATGTTCCACTCGCAAGACTCATTGACGATAAAATAAAAACGCCTATAAGTAAAATTGATGAAACAAATATCATTGACGGCTGTATAAAAGCATCATAGCCTTTAAATAAACGTATATGATTTTTAATTTTACTTTTGAATTCTGATGGGATTTCTATGGAAAAAATTATACCTGCAATAATAGATAGAAGTGTAGCGTTGTTGACATAAATCCATATACTATCCAAATTTGGATTTAATGATAATCCCATAAGAGCTTTAATATATTTCAAAGAATATTTTAACGTATCTGATCTAAAAAAGACCCATCCTATCATGACGATAAAAATCGCATAAAGATTAGATAGCGGAAACCATAATTTTTTAAGCTTTTGTTCAAGAAAAATTCTTTCTATAACCAAGAAAAAGCCGTGAAAAAGACCCCATACAACAAATGTCCAGCTTGCTCCATGCCATAATCCACATAGAAAAAATACTATTAAAAGATTAAAATATGTCCTTATCTGTGATTGTTTGTTGCCTCCAATAGGAATATATAAATAATCTCTAAACCATGTTGACAAAGATATATGCCACCTTCTCCAAAAATCCCTTATGGAGTTTGCAGAATATGGGTATAAAAAATTTTCAGGAAAATTAAATCCAAACATTAACCCAAGACCTATAGCCATATCTGAATAACCGGAAAAATCAAAATAAATTTGCAGTGTGTAACAAATAATTCCTGTCCACGCTAATGCAAAACTATGGTCATTAAGGGAAAATATATTATCGCCAGCAAAAGCGACTGTATTTGCAATAAGCACCTTTTTGCCGAGGCCCATTATAAATCTTCTTATACCTAAAGCAAAGCCCTCAATTGTAATTATTCTATCGTTAATTTGTTTTTCAATGTGATTATACCTTACAATAGGCCCTGCTATTAATTGGGGAAACAGGGAAATATAAAGCCCTACATTGATGAATTTTTTTTGAGCCGAAGATTCTTTACGATAAATATCTACAATATAGCTTAATGCTTGGAAAGTAAAAAAAGAAATTCCAATAGGTAAATGAATTTTATCTATATTTATTGGGTTTGATCCGATAACTGACAGTAAAACATTCAAATTATCAACAAAAAAATTTAAGTATTTAAAAACTCCAAGAATTAATAAATTTAGAAATACTGCTCCGATTAGCAATGCTTTTCGTTTTGATATCTCATTTGAATTATCTAAAAGTATTCCGAATATATAATTAACTGTTATGGAAAAAAACATTATCCATACATAAAATATTTCGCCCCAAGCATAAAAAATAAGGCTTACAGCAAAAAGAAAAATATTTTTAAAAGATTTCGGAATTATAAAGCATAAAGTTAAAACTATCGGTAAAAAAAAGAATAAAAAAATTATAGAACTAAATACCATTTAACCTAACATCCTAAATTCTTGATATTTTTCTAAATGTTTTTAACATGAATCGTGCGAATTTTCTGCGTTTACTGTTTTGGGGTAAAAATTTTTCAATAATTCTTTTATATTCTGAAACAGCTTTTTCGAGATTATTAGTATATCCTATCAAATTTGAAATAGTCATATCTTTATTCGCTATTATGTATTCTATGTTATCCTTATAAGCTTGTATATGTTTTCTGCATATATATCGTATAAGATAATTTTTATTTTCCGGCAAATTACAGTTTGTAATCATTGAGCTACCCATTACATGATAATCAAACATTGGTTCTTTTATAAGATGGAATTGCCAACCTTTTTCCATAGCTCCTATCCATAAATCCCAGTCTTCATAGCCCATAATACCCATGTCTCCATCATAGCCACCGCAGTCGTTCCATACTTTTTTTCTTATTATTGAACAAGCATCAATAAAATTTTCTACAAGAAGCTTTCTGCCGTCAAAATCAGGTAGCTCCCATACTCCGCTCCGTTCTCCCCAAAAATTTGCATAAGCATATACAACACCAATAGATGCATTAGAATCAAGGATATCTATAGCTTTTGCTAAATAATTAGGATTAATTTTATTATCAGCATCGAGAGGAAGTATATACTCTCCTTCGGCAAGCTTGATTCCATTGTTGCGGGCATCAGCTAACCCTAAATTTTCTTGATTAATAAATTTTATTCGTTCGTCGTTTTGAAATTTATCTGTCAGTTTGTTAAACAAATCTATTGTATAATTATCAGTAGAACCATCATTTACAACTATTACTTCAAAGTCAGGATATGACGAATTCAAGGCACTTTGAACAGCTCCTTCAAGAAAATTTCCATGATTATAGCACGGAATTACAACCGATACCCTTATATTTTTTGATCGTTTGATTTTGTGTTCAGTTTCAGGAATACTTATTTTTTCAGGCGTAGTTAAAACTTCTTGACCGCTAACTTCCACAACATTTTTTTTCTCTTCAGGTATATAGTTATTATCAAGTATAGAATTTATTATATTTTTTGCGTCTGTACTTCGAACAGAGGTGGTATGGCTATTTAATACAGTCAGATATGCTTTTTCGGAAATTTTATTGCTTAATTCTCTATCTTCAATTAAAAGTTTCATATAATTAAACCAGTCTTCAGATGTAGAACATAAAAATCCATCTTCCATATGTGTCATAATACTGTTATATGGTTCTATATCAGAACAAATAGAAGGAACATGCATAGCGCCAGCTTCAAGAAATTTTATTCCGCTTTTTGAACGCTTATGGGGATTTGACTCCAAAGGCGCAATATTAATGTTTATTTTCGCTATGTACTTCGGTAGGATATAAAAAGGAACAAAATCAATGAACTGAACTTTTTCACCTAACATTTTAAATCGGTTGTCAACCTTTAAATGACCAACAATCATGAGTTTAACATTCTGATAATTTTCTAAAAGATTTAATAACTTTTCTTTAATAATTGCAAAATCATAATCATGATCATTTGGCCAGCCGCTAAAGTATCCAATAACAATTTTATCTGAAATTTTTTTATTTTTAGCCCTTTTATTAAAAAATTCCGATTTTTTTATTTGTTTTTCGCTCAAAGCATTTTTAAGCACAAATATTTTTTTATTCAAGTCCTGCATTTCAGACTTAAGATAATCAGTTGAAACTATAACTGCATCGCTCGATTTTACAACCTGTGCCGTCCAATCTACACCTTCATGAAATTGTTTTATATCAGATATACGCATACAGTTTTTAAGACGTAAATATTCTTCAATTTTATGATCAGTTACAATATCATCCGTAGAAAAAACCAAAGTTTTGCCGTATTTTTTTGTAAGATTAATTAGCTCATCCATTAATGGGCTTTTATAAGGTCTATTTAAAATAAATAAATCTGCCGCATGTATATCATCAGGTAAAACAACGTCATGAACATGTTTTAACGAAATATTATGAAATCCAGCGAGATAAAGCTCTTCAGTGAAGTTCAAGCAGCGATAAATAAAAGGAGCTCCATCTATTCCTGATATAATTAAAATTCGTAAAGCAGCTTTATTAAATTCTGAAAAATTTTTGTTTTTAAATTTGTTAATCATATTTTCCCTATTTTTTTTAAAAATTCAAAAATTATCTTATCTTTATTGTAAATAGCATCGTGAAGATTATTAATTTCAATTTCTTTTTGATATAATTTAACGTTAACCATATGCATCAGCGATTGTTTATCCTTAAGTTCATTATTTAACTTATGTGCATCAGCAGCTTGTTCGTTAATCTTAACATTTTTTTGGAACAATATTTTTTCAAGTTCATAGTTTGTTTTATTCTTTTCATGTATCGTAACGTTTTTTTCATGTATTTCAGAATTTTTGTCCCATATTGCCTTTTC includes these proteins:
- a CDS encoding MBOAT family protein, encoding MVFSSIIFLFFFLPIVLTLCFIIPKSFKNIFLFAVSLIFYAWGEIFYVWIMFFSITVNYIFGILLDNSNEISKRKALLIGAVFLNLLILGVFKYLNFFVDNLNVLLSVIGSNPINIDKIHLPIGISFFTFQALSYIVDIYRKESSAQKKFINVGLYISLFPQLIAGPIVRYNHIEKQINDRIITIEGFALGIRRFIMGLGKKVLIANTVAFAGDNIFSLNDHSFALAWTGIICYTLQIYFDFSGYSDMAIGLGLMFGFNFPENFLYPYSANSIRDFWRRWHISLSTWFRDYLYIPIGGNKQSQIRTYFNLLIVFFLCGLWHGASWTFVVWGLFHGFFLVIERIFLEQKLKKLWFPLSNLYAIFIVMIGWVFFRSDTLKYSLKYIKALMGLSLNPNLDSIWIYVNNATLLSIIAGIIFSIEIPSEFKSKIKNHIRLFKGYDAFIQPSMIFVSSILLIGVFILSSMSLASGTYNPFIYFRF
- a CDS encoding glycosyltransferase, with product MINKFKNKNFSEFNKAALRILIISGIDGAPFIYRCLNFTEELYLAGFHNISLKHVHDVVLPDDIHAADLFILNRPYKSPLMDELINLTKKYGKTLVFSTDDIVTDHKIEEYLRLKNCMRISDIKQFHEGVDWTAQVVKSSDAVIVSTDYLKSEMQDLNKKIFVLKNALSEKQIKKSEFFNKRAKNKKISDKIVIGYFSGWPNDHDYDFAIIKEKLLNLLENYQNVKLMIVGHLKVDNRFKMLGEKVQFIDFVPFYILPKYIAKININIAPLESNPHKRSKSGIKFLEAGAMHVPSICSDIEPYNSIMTHMEDGFLCSTSEDWFNYMKLLIEDRELSNKISEKAYLTVLNSHTTSVRSTDAKNIINSILDNNYIPEEKKNVVEVSGQEVLTTPEKISIPETEHKIKRSKNIRVSVVIPCYNHGNFLEGAVQSALNSSYPDFEVIVVNDGSTDNYTIDLFNKLTDKFQNDERIKFINQENLGLADARNNGIKLAEGEYILPLDADNKINPNYLAKAIDILDSNASIGVVYAYANFWGERSGVWELPDFDGRKLLVENFIDACSIIRKKVWNDCGGYDGDMGIMGYEDWDLWIGAMEKGWQFHLIKEPMFDYHVMGSSMITNCNLPENKNYLIRYICRKHIQAYKDNIEYIIANKDMTISNLIGYTNNLEKAVSEYKRIIEKFLPQNSKRRKFARFMLKTFRKISRI